The following DNA comes from Tunturibacter psychrotolerans.
GGTCAACGGTTGGTGATTTACTCCGAAGACGGCACTACACCCGCAGCTGTCGCGCGCATGCTAACTAGTAGCGGGTATGGGTCAAGCCAACTAACCGTTTTCGAATATCTGGGTGGTACTGCGGAGAAGCGTCGGGACGACTTGGCAAAGCAGTGGTCTACAGAGCGATGTGGTGCCTTGAACTTGATCGCTGTCGGTTGCAGTCTAGACTCCGGAACTAGGTCGTTGCCGATTGTTCCGGGGCTTTCCGACGAGTTCTATTTCACAGACGGCCAAATGACAAAGCGCGAAGTTCGTGCTGTTACGCTTGCCAGTCTTGCCCCAGTACCTGGTCAACTACTGTGGGATATCGGCGCCGGCTCGGGAACGATAGGAATTGAATGGATGCGCTCTCACTCTTCCTGTTCCTGTATTGCCTTTGAAAGGAACGGCGATAGAATCGCCCGAATTTTGGCGAATGCGAAACGACTTGGTGTGCCAGGGCTGGAGGTCATTGCAGGAAGCGTTCCGGAAACTCTCGATGGTTTGATTTCACCAGATGCAATCTTCATCGGTGGAGGTATCAGCAAGGATGGCCTATTTCAAGCCTGCTGGAATAGACTTACCAAGGGCGGAAGGCTTGTTGCCAATGCGGTGACGATTGAGAGCGAGGCGGCTTTAGCAACGTGGCAGAAAACGTATGGGGGAGAGCTTGTGCGAATTCTCGTTGCCCACGCTGAGCCGGTTGGCGGTGCGTTAGGTTGGCGGCAGCTAATGCCGATTACCCAATGGGCGGTGGTGAAGTCATGATGTCTTGTTCAATTGGGATTGGCTGCTCCTCTCGCGCGGTCGCTTCGGATGTGATTGAGCTTATTCAGCGATGTGTGAGTGAAATAGCTCCCGATAGCGTGGTTGCAACGCTGGATCGGTGTTCAAGCATCGCAGAGGCCGTTGCAGCAGTTCTCGGGCTGCGACTTGTGCTGTTTCCGGCAAGCGTTCTTTCGCATGTTCGTGGAATCCAAAGTCATTCGCTCCTGGCAGCATCAACAGTGGGGACCGCCAATGTTGCAGAAGCAGCGGCGTTGGCTTCACTCGGGCCTGCGGCGCGTCTTATTTTGCCTCGCCAAACGGGACGTTTCTGCACTTGTGCAGTAGCGGTGCTGCCATGACAGTTCATTTTATCGGTGCTGGGCCCGGAGCTGCCGACCTTCTTACGCTGCGGGGAAGGGATCTGATTAGCCGTTCCCCTGTATGTTTGTATGCCGGT
Coding sequences within:
- the cbiT gene encoding precorrin-6Y C5,15-methyltransferase (decarboxylating) subunit CbiT gives rise to the protein MPIVPGLSDEFYFTDGQMTKREVRAVTLASLAPVPGQLLWDIGAGSGTIGIEWMRSHSSCSCIAFERNGDRIARILANAKRLGVPGLEVIAGSVPETLDGLISPDAIFIGGGISKDGLFQACWNRLTKGGRLVANAVTIESEAALATWQKTYGGELVRILVAHAEPVGGALGWRQLMPITQWAVVKS
- a CDS encoding cobalamin biosynthesis protein: MSCSIGIGCSSRAVASDVIELIQRCVSEIAPDSVVATLDRCSSIAEAVAAVLGLRLVLFPASVLSHVRGIQSHSLLAASTVGTANVAEAAALASLGPAARLILPRQTGRFCTCAVAVLP